The genomic region ACTTCCGCTATCGCTAAATTCCAGAGCAGTATTATAACCGGTTGGGTTTTCCGTTGCCGGTTTTGCTTTTTGCCCGTTTGCAAGGAGAAAGGATTTTTCGGTCACGGTTTTTACATTATCGGTCAGTTTAAAGTCTTTCCAGTTGTTGACGATTTCGGCTTCTGTTTCGGTTTGATTTTCGTCTTTTTTACAGGCGATTAGTAAAAATGAAAGTAAAAATAGGGTAAAGGTTGATTTCATTTGTTGTCAATTAATTCCCAAAAATCCATTATTTTTTTGACAAAGCCAATTATTTGTCAAAATTAACAGCAGTGTTTTTTAGTGGAAACAAAAAAAATCTGCCGAGACAGCAGATTTTTTAAAATTATAACAGTGTAAAAAGTATGATAAAGTTAATAGACACCGTTTTTCCGATTTGGTTGCTTCGTATTGTGATAAATTTTTTAAAAAAAAGTAATAAAAATTAACTGCTGTTTGTAAATTTAACAATTGATTACATAATTTTTAATATGTAATGATCTTGATGACAGTTTGTTGCTCTTTTTGAAAAGAAATAAACTATTTTTAAAATCAGAAATTAAATTATACTCTATGAATCCAAAAGTTGATCAATTTTTAGATAAGCTCACAAAGTGGAAAGCGGAAATGACTTTATTGCGGGAAATCGTACTGACATCGAATCGCCTTATAGAAGATTATAAATGGATGCATCCGTGTTATACGCTGTCGGGAAAGAATGTGGTGCTTATCCACGAGTTTAAGGAGTATTGTGCGCTGTTGTTTCACAAAGGGGTATTGCTCAAGGATCCGGAAGGGATTCTAATTCAGCAAACCGAAAATGTACAATCGGCACGACAATTACGGTTTACGAATATTGACGATATCCGGAAGCTGGAGCCGGTAATTGTAGCATATATTAATGAAGCAATTGCGATTGAAGCATCGGGAGCAAAGGTGGTCTTAAAAGAAACGACGGATTATTTTGTGCCGGAGGAATTCCAACAACGATTGGATGAAGATTCGATTTTAAAAAGAGCGTTTGAGTCCTTAACACCAGGACGGCAACGGGCCTATTTGTTTTATTTTTCTCAGGCCAAACAATCCAAAACCAGAGAAGCACGAATTGAAAAATACCTGCCAAATATTTATAGGGGAAAAGGGATCGACGATTAATCCTGTATGGCTGGTTTTAGGGAATTTCGGTATTGCGACGGAGTTATCTTTTCAAATCGTTTAAAAAACTTCGTAAAATTTGACGGGTCAAAGGTGAGTAGTGTCGCAATTTCGGCAATGGTTTTATCCGGAATGGACAAAAGTCGTTTGGATTCGTCCATGATTCGTTTTTCGAAGAAATAACAGGGCGATTTACCGGTTTGCAATTTTATCGTTGTACTGAGGTGTACGGGATGAATACACATAATGGATGCAATGTCTTTAATTTCGAACATAACGTCGCTATGACCTTCCAGAATGCTGTCAATATGACGATCGACCTGATTGATAAACTCCAGCGTGATTTCTTCTTTCCGGTTACTGTATTTCAGCGGTAATTTTGTCATACGAATGCTTTGGTTTACTATAGAATTAAAAAAATCCGCTTTATAGCGGATTTTTAATTTATTTTTTGATTTTCGCTTGCGCGTCGTCGTATTTTTTTGAAACGGCATCCCAATTGATCAGATTAAAGAACGCGGTGATATAATCGGCTCTTTTGTTTTGATAGTTTAGGTAGTAGGCATGTTCCCATACATCCATTCCTAAAATTGGTGTTCCGGAAATACCCACATTTGGCATTAAAGGATTGTCCTGATTTGGTGTACTGCCTACTACAAGATTACCCGCTTTGTCTACAACCAACCACGCCCATCCGGAACCGAATTGTTTGGCACCGGCATCCGAAAATTGTGTTTTAAAGTTTTCGAACGAACCAAAAGTTTTGGTAATCGCATCGGCGATAGCACCTTTGGGTTCACCGCCGGCTTTTGGCGCCATAATTTCCCAATACAGGTTATGGTTGTAGTAACCACCGGCATTGTTACGTACGGCTTTGTTTTCCATATCCAGTTTGGACAGGATATCTTCAATGGTTTGTTTTTCCATAGCGGTACCGGCAATAGCCTTGTTCAGGTTGTTGGCATAACCGACATGGTGTTTGGAGTAATGAATTTCAACGGTTTTAGTGTCGATATAAGGTGCTAAAGCATCATAGGCATACGGAAGTCCTTTCATTTGGAAGGTTCCGGGATCGGCTTTTACATCAGCAGGATTACCTACCGGTGTTGCTGTTTTTGTCTGTTCTACCGGATCCGGGATTTCAACGACCTCTTCCAGCTTGTTTTTGTCTTTACAAGAAAAAAGCAAGGTCGAAAAAAGGAAACCGGCAATAAGGATTTTAGAATTTTTCATGGCTTATTAATTATTGAATTTACGGTTTCTATATATAATTTTTTAGCAGCATCGGGCGATAAATGGCGTACCTGCATCCAGGCATTCATTTTAAAAGCGTCTCTTAAATCCTGAGGCTCCTGATGTTGCTTGAGTCTGTTGGTTCCGGATAGCGCCTGTTTGTAATAAGCATAGAGACGCAACATGACATCCTGAGGTAAATTCTCCGTCATATTGGAAGCTTTTTCAAAGGCTTCCTGAAATTGCGTATCTAAATTAGAATCGGACATTATTATTTTTTTGCAATGATTGTTTTGCCGCCTACAGCCTTATCATTTAATTTTACATTCACTTCGGTACCTAAAGGTAAGTATAAATCTACCCTCGATCCAAATTTAATAAATCCGGCATCGGTTCCCTGAACAACGCGCATTCCTTCCTGAGCGTAGTTTACAATTCGTCGTGCCAGTGCACCGGCAATCTGACGGTACAGGATTTCTCCGAAAATACGGTTTTCAACCACCACGGTCGTTCTTTCGTTTTCTTCACTGGCTTTCGGATGCCATGCCACCAGGTATTTACCCGGATGGTATTTGCTGTATTTTACTTCTCCGTTTACGGCATAACGCGTTACGTGTACGTTAATCGGAGACATAAATATCGATACCATAAGACGTTTGTCTTTAAAATATTCCGGCTCGTATACTTCTTCGATAACCACTACTTTTCCGTCTACCGGTGCAATGATATGATTGTCGTTGATGGCTACAATTCTTTTTGGATTTCTGAAAAATTGCAGTACAAGTACCAATACAACCAATCCTAACAGTTGTAGCACTTTTTGTAACCATAGGATACTGATAAATTCATCAGCTAAAACAGCTGTCAAAGCAACCAAAAAGGTTGTGATTAAGATAATTTTTGAGCCTTCTTTATGAAACATAATTTAAAATTTGATAAAACAAATAAAGAAACGGTATTGCAAATATAACACTATCCAGCCGATCTAAGATACCACCGTGTCCCGGCATTATTTTTCCACTGTCTTTTACTCCGGCGGTACGTTTAAATTTGGATTCGATCAAATCGCCGATAGTACCGAAAAACCCTACGATTAAACCGGTTATGATCCAGGTAACAGGGGGGAAGAATGTAAAAAACTGACTGATAATATAGCTTCCGATCATGGTAAAAACCAATCCGCCAACAAAGCCTTCAATCGTTTTTTTAGGCGATATGCGTTCGAATAGTTTGGTCTTTCCAAAAGATTTGCCCACGATATAGGCAAAAGTGTCATTGGTCCAGATCAGGATAAAAATTCCGATAATGATATTGGGCGTAAAGCTGCCGGTAATAAAAGGTGCTTTCATCAACAAAATAAACGGCAATATGATATAACCGAAAAGTTTTACATATTTGGCCGGTTTATCACTGCGTACCGGTTGTGTCGATCCGAATAAATCGAGCATTAAATTTACCGAAACAAACAGTGTTGCCAGGCAAATCGCAATATCGGTATAAAAGGAATTGATACGGAATACAATAAAGAGAATATAGGCACCAAGTCCTAGTACAATTGGTAAACCGTTTTTAAGGTGGATTAGTTTGCAGAATTCAACTACCGCAATCAATAAGAATATACCGAAGAGCAACGTAAAGCTCACTTCAGAAAACAGAGTAGCTGTTAGTAATAAGACGATATAGATAAACCCCGAAAGGGCTCTGATACTACTTTCCCGCATGCTACAAATCTTCTAAAAGCAATAAATACAGGTTTTTAGGACAGCTGCCATACTGTAGGAAATCCTCTTCTTTTGCTTTTTCGAAATATTTAAAAGTGGTGATATTGGTTGGGTATTCTTTATCGTATTTGCGTTTAATCTCCCGTAGGCCATCGCTTTTATTCGCTAAGATCTGACTGGTTGTAGCCAGAATAATGATGTTTGAGGGTAAATCGTTGGGTTTGTTCTGGCGTAACTGATTGGATGAGAAAAGGATAGAACCTTCATCGGCAATCAGGTTTTCGCAGGAAGCAAATAAAAATTTTGGATTTTTAGGACTGTTGTAGTTGAGTTTATTTTCGTCAAGCAGACTGTAGAGTTTGGGTTCCAAACAAATCACATCGCTTTCAAACCAATCGTTTTCTACCAAAATATTTTCAAACTGTTCGTGTACTTCCGTTAAATTTTCACAATACAAAAACTTACCTCCATTTTTTTTGAAATTGAAAGTAAATTGCTCGTCTATCGGCATCTCAATCTCTGGATGATAATGGCTCAATTCGGGTTCTCTCTCCTCTTTTGAAGCATCATTCGCACTGCCGAAAAGTTTTTTAAAAAGACTCATAAAAGTAGGTCAGATCTTTGTTTTTTGCACTTGAAATCAATCAAAGATAAAAAAATCTTAATTCAATTTTACAATCGAATTAAGATTTTTGTATAAAATGTTATAATTATTTTTCTTAGGATTCAGTAACTACTTCATTTTCTGTTTTTTCATGTGGACGCTGTCCAAATATGGCTTCCAGGTCGTCTTTGAAAATCACTTCTTTTTCGATCAGAATGTCGGCAAGTTGATTAAGTTTCTCCTTGTTTTCATTCAAAATCTGAATCGCTCTGTCGTACTGGGATTCGATCAGTTCGGAGATCTCTTTGTCTATAATTTTGGCTGTTTCTTCCGAGTATGGTTTTGAGAAATTGTACTCACTTTGACCTGATGAATCGTAGTAAGTGATGTTTCCTAATTTATCGTTTAAACCGTATACGGTTACCATAGCACGGGCTTGTTTGGTCACCTTTTCAAGATCGCTTAAAGCTCCGGTCGAAATTTTATTGAAAATTACTTTTTCAGCTGCACGTCCCCCCATAGTGGCACACATCTCGTCCAGCATTTGTTCCGGACGTACAATCAGACGTTCTTCCGGTAAATACCAGGCCGCTCCAAGACTCTGACCTCTTGGGACGATGGTTACTTTTACCAATGGCGCTGCATGTTCTAACATCCAGCTTACCGTAGCGTGACCCGCTTCGTGAATCGCAATAGCGCGTTTTTCTTCCGGGGTAACGATTTTGTTTTTCTTTTCAAGTCCACCTACAATTCGGTCTACAGCATCCAGGAAGTCCTGTTTGTCGACTGCTTTTTTACCTTTTCGGGCAGCAATAAGTGCTGATTCGTTACATACGTTGGCAATATCGGCACCGGAAAATCCGGGTGTTTGTTTGGCCAGAAATTCGGTATCCAGCTCTTCCGATTTTTTCAACGGTTTTAAGTGTACTTCAAATATTTCTTTACGCTCACGGATGTCCGGAAGGTCTACATAAATCTGTCTGTCAAAACGTCCGGCACGCATTAAGGCTTTGTCCAGTACGTCGGCACGGTTGGTCGCGGCCAATACGATTACGTGGGTATTCGTACCAAAACCATCCATTTCGGTTAACAATTGATTTAGGGTGTTTTCACGTTCGTCGTTCGATCCGGAGAAATTGTTTTTTCCACGGGCTCTACCTACGGCATCGATCTCGTCGATAAAGATAATCGAAGGTGATTTTTCCTTTGCCTGTTTAAACAGATCACGTACACGTGATGCTCCAACCCCTACAAACATTTCTACGAAATCCGAACCGGATAATGAGAAGAACGGTACTTGTGCTTCGCCGGCTACGGCTTTTGCCAAAAGGGTTTTACCGGTTCCCGGAGGTCCTACCAATAAGGCTCCTTTCGGGATTTTACCACCGATACTGGTGTATTTTTCAGGATTTTTCAGGAATTCAACGATTTCCTGGATTTCTTCTTTGGCTCCTTCCAGTCCGGCTACGTCTTTAAAGGTTACCTTGATGTCGTTTTTCTCGTCAAAAAGACGTGCTTTGGATTTTCCGATTGAGAAAATCTGTCCGCCACCACCTCCGGATCCGCCACCTGACATTCTTCGGAACATAAATAACCAGAAGGCAATGATCAGGATAATAGGCAGGAAGTTGATCAAGATATCACCCCAATTGCTTTCCGGCTCTGAGGAATAGTCTTTTAACTTACCTTCTAAACGGGCTTCCTCCAGTTTCTTTTGGAAAAGTTCGCTGTTGGTACCGATGTCCAGCGTATAATGAGGACCTGTATTGTCTTTGCCCAACAGGTTTTTCTTCTCAATTTTTTCGTGGGTTTTGCTGTTAAGTGCTTCTTTGTTCAAGTATACCTGAGCCGTACTTTTGTTGAAAACGACT from Flavobacterium sp. WV_118_3 harbors:
- a CDS encoding YdeI/OmpD-associated family protein, which produces MNPKVDQFLDKLTKWKAEMTLLREIVLTSNRLIEDYKWMHPCYTLSGKNVVLIHEFKEYCALLFHKGVLLKDPEGILIQQTENVQSARQLRFTNIDDIRKLEPVIVAYINEAIAIEASGAKVVLKETTDYFVPEEFQQRLDEDSILKRAFESLTPGRQRAYLFYFSQAKQSKTREARIEKYLPNIYRGKGIDD
- a CDS encoding AraC family transcriptional regulator codes for the protein MTKLPLKYSNRKEEITLEFINQVDRHIDSILEGHSDVMFEIKDIASIMCIHPVHLSTTIKLQTGKSPCYFFEKRIMDESKRLLSIPDKTIAEIATLLTFDPSNFTKFFKRFEKITPSQYRNSLKPAIQD
- a CDS encoding superoxide dismutase — its product is MKNSKILIAGFLFSTLLFSCKDKNKLEEVVEIPDPVEQTKTATPVGNPADVKADPGTFQMKGLPYAYDALAPYIDTKTVEIHYSKHHVGYANNLNKAIAGTAMEKQTIEDILSKLDMENKAVRNNAGGYYNHNLYWEIMAPKAGGEPKGAIADAITKTFGSFENFKTQFSDAGAKQFGSGWAWLVVDKAGNLVVGSTPNQDNPLMPNVGISGTPILGMDVWEHAYYLNYQNKRADYITAFFNLINWDAVSKKYDDAQAKIKK
- a CDS encoding acyl-CoA-binding protein, producing MSDSNLDTQFQEAFEKASNMTENLPQDVMLRLYAYYKQALSGTNRLKQHQEPQDLRDAFKMNAWMQVRHLSPDAAKKLYIETVNSIINKP
- a CDS encoding phosphatidylserine decarboxylase family protein encodes the protein MFHKEGSKIILITTFLVALTAVLADEFISILWLQKVLQLLGLVVLVLVLQFFRNPKRIVAINDNHIIAPVDGKVVVIEEVYEPEYFKDKRLMVSIFMSPINVHVTRYAVNGEVKYSKYHPGKYLVAWHPKASEENERTTVVVENRIFGEILYRQIAGALARRIVNYAQEGMRVVQGTDAGFIKFGSRVDLYLPLGTEVNVKLNDKAVGGKTIIAKK
- a CDS encoding phosphatidate cytidylyltransferase, whose protein sequence is MRESSIRALSGFIYIVLLLTATLFSEVSFTLLFGIFLLIAVVEFCKLIHLKNGLPIVLGLGAYILFIVFRINSFYTDIAICLATLFVSVNLMLDLFGSTQPVRSDKPAKYVKLFGYIILPFILLMKAPFITGSFTPNIIIGIFILIWTNDTFAYIVGKSFGKTKLFERISPKKTIEGFVGGLVFTMIGSYIISQFFTFFPPVTWIITGLIVGFFGTIGDLIESKFKRTAGVKDSGKIMPGHGGILDRLDSVIFAIPFLYLFYQILNYVS
- a CDS encoding lactate utilization protein B/C, with product MSLFKKLFGSANDASKEEREPELSHYHPEIEMPIDEQFTFNFKKNGGKFLYCENLTEVHEQFENILVENDWFESDVICLEPKLYSLLDENKLNYNSPKNPKFLFASCENLIADEGSILFSSNQLRQNKPNDLPSNIIILATTSQILANKSDGLREIKRKYDKEYPTNITTFKYFEKAKEEDFLQYGSCPKNLYLLLLEDL
- the ftsH gene encoding ATP-dependent zinc metalloprotease FtsH, with translation MSKDKKPNPSKIRISPWVIYGAVLLILIAIQLVSSGTNFQEVKPTSLSRFYQYLDSGQVEKVVFNKSTAQVYLNKEALNSKTHEKIEKKNLLGKDNTGPHYTLDIGTNSELFQKKLEEARLEGKLKDYSSEPESNWGDILINFLPIILIIAFWLFMFRRMSGGGSGGGGGQIFSIGKSKARLFDEKNDIKVTFKDVAGLEGAKEEIQEIVEFLKNPEKYTSIGGKIPKGALLVGPPGTGKTLLAKAVAGEAQVPFFSLSGSDFVEMFVGVGASRVRDLFKQAKEKSPSIIFIDEIDAVGRARGKNNFSGSNDERENTLNQLLTEMDGFGTNTHVIVLAATNRADVLDKALMRAGRFDRQIYVDLPDIRERKEIFEVHLKPLKKSEELDTEFLAKQTPGFSGADIANVCNESALIAARKGKKAVDKQDFLDAVDRIVGGLEKKNKIVTPEEKRAIAIHEAGHATVSWMLEHAAPLVKVTIVPRGQSLGAAWYLPEERLIVRPEQMLDEMCATMGGRAAEKVIFNKISTGALSDLEKVTKQARAMVTVYGLNDKLGNITYYDSSGQSEYNFSKPYSEETAKIIDKEISELIESQYDRAIQILNENKEKLNQLADILIEKEVIFKDDLEAIFGQRPHEKTENEVVTES